A window of the Myxocyprinus asiaticus isolate MX2 ecotype Aquarium Trade chromosome 11, UBuf_Myxa_2, whole genome shotgun sequence genome harbors these coding sequences:
- the LOC127448121 gene encoding general transcription factor IIE subunit 1-like, with protein MTEPELLTEVPASLKRLAKQVVRGFYGIEHALALDVLIRNPCVREEDMLELLKFDRKQLRSVLNTLKADKFVKCRMRVETAPDGKTTRHNYYFINYRLLVNVVKYKLDHMRRRIEMDERDSTNRASFRCPCCLSTFTDLEANQLFDPMTGTFRCTFCQTEVEEDESAVPKKDARTLVARFNEQIEPIYVLLRETEDINLSHDLLEPEPSEIPALKQSRERAAQSAAGAGAGALGREMWKTKGSSYDLYTQNVIISMEDQEPQSGQTAEGKAPKERPVWLMESTVQGAYSETDALKHAGEDSIVTQDNMAGRGAAQDENEEVMLALLIHEKRSGAGPGGTVVSRPTIPTANASDSDSDTSESDEDSPPQAPAHTAHRATALRPGRQANEDDEDDDDEFEEVGDDPVVMVGGRSFSYREVSQRPELVEQMSAQEKEAYIEMGQNLFQDMYF; from the exons ATGACTGAACCAGAGCTGCTCACCGAGGTCCCTGCCTCTCTGAAACGGCTGGCCAAGCAGGTTGTGCGGGGTTTCTATGGCATCGAGCACGCTCTCGCTCTGGACGTGCTGATCCGGAACCCCTGCGTGCGTGAAGAGGACATGCTGGAGCTGCTCAAGTTTGACCGTAAGCAGCTGCGCTCGGTGCTGAACACACTCAAAGCCGACAAGTTCGTCAAGTGCCGCATGCGGGTGGAGACGGCGCCTGATGGCAAGACGACACGGCACAATTACTATTTCATTAACTACAGGCTGCTGGTTAATGTTGTCAAGTACAAGCTGGACCACATGCGCAGGCGCATTGAGATGGACGAACGGGACTCGACTAACAGAGCATCCTTCCGCTGCCCCTGCTGCCTGAGCACATTCACTGACCTGGAAGCCAACCAGCTGTTTGACCCCATGACTG GAACGTTCCGCTGTACCTTCTGTCAAACAGAAGTAGAGGAGGATGAATCAGCCGTGCCAAAGAAAGACGCTCGCACTCTGGTGGCACGCTTCAATGAGCAGATAGAGCCCATCTACGTATTGCTACGAGAAACGGAGGACATCAATTTGTCCCATGACCTCCTGGAACCTGAGCCATCAGAAATCCCAGCCCTAAAACAGAG TCGCGAACGGGCTGCCCAGTCCGCAGCAGGAGCTGGTGCAGGGGCACTTGGCCGGGAAATGTGGAAAACAAAGGGCTCGTCGTATGACCTTTACACACAAAATGTGATCATCAGCATGGAAGACCAGGAGCCTCAGTCTGGCCAGACAGCCGAGGGCAAAGCCCCCAAAGAGAGGCCTGTATGGCTGATGGAAAGCACCGTGCAGGGGGCGTACAGTGAGACAGATGCTTTGAAGCATG CTGGCGAAGACTCCATAGTAACCCAGGACAACATGGCTGGACGAGGAGCTGCACAGGATGAGAATGAGGAGGTGATGTTGGCTCTCCTCATTCATGAGAAGAGGAGTGGAGCCGGACCAGGAGGCACCGTTGTCTCCAGACCGACCATTCCTACGGCTAACGCCAGTGACTCTGACAGCGATACCAGCGAATCGGACGAGGACTCTCCGCCCCAGGCGCCAGCCCACACAGCGCACCGCGCCACGGCCCTGCGGCCTGGCAGGCAAGCAAACGaggatgatgaagacgatgatgatgagtTTGAGGAGGTTGGGGATGACCCAGTGGTTATGGTTGGGGGAAGATCTTTCTCTTACAGGGAAGTGAGCCAGAGACCTGAGCTGGTGGAACAGATGAGCGCTCAGGAGAAAGAGGCGTACATTGAGATGGGACAGAACCTCTTCCAGGACATGTACTTCTGA